A section of the Humulus lupulus chromosome 2, drHumLupu1.1, whole genome shotgun sequence genome encodes:
- the LOC133815056 gene encoding zinc finger BED domain-containing protein RICESLEEPER 2-like, which yields MSYAISSIRNAVRYVRSLPARLKRFKEACKDVNVESKALLCLDVVTRWNSTYMMLEAALKFKKAFRYLEGDANYTKYFEEERVNGEKVDGPPDNTDWTNAEVFVKFLKAFYELTLKFSGSLYVTSNLFFQEILEVQVELNDMKSSTNELMSKMVGSMQLKFDKYWGNVEKINLLQYIASILDPRFKLDAVHNSFRYLYDPILAEKMIKKVENMMTTFYAFYKGTVMTPSSSNDQQASQSVTSNASGNRKEKLVEDTNFDILDWWQRNGNKYPIVSHIARDVLAVQMSTVAFESAFSTGGRILDPFRSSLSPKMVEALICSKNWLTCEYDAPIVLRQYMDKIEGLVTSEQVESEESCVTNTGTETTVATPSTL from the exons ATGAGTTATGCCATTTCTAGCATAAGGAATGCAGTTAGGTATGTGAGATCTTTACCAGCTAGGTTGAAGAGGTTCAAAGAAGCATGTAAAGATGTAAATGTTGAATCGAAAGCTTTATTATGTTTAGATGTGGTGACAAGGTGGAACTCCACCTACATGATGCTAGAGGCTGCATTGAAGTTTAAGAAAGCTTTTAGGTATTTGGAAGGGGATGCAAATTACACAAAGTATTTTGAAGAAGAAAGAGTAAATGGAGAAAAAGTTGATGGCCCACCAGACAATACTGATTGGACTAATGCAGAAGTATTTGTTAAGTTTCTCAAGGCATTTTATGAACTTACATTGAAGTTCAGTGGGTCATTGTATGTCACATCAAACCTTTTCTTCCAAGAGATTCTTGAAGTTCAAGTTGAGCTGAATGATATGAAGAGTAGTACAAATGAGTTGATGAGTAAAATGGTGGGGAGCATGCAGTTGAAGTTTGACAAGTATTGGGGCAATGTTGAGAAGATTAATTTGTTGCAATATATTGCCTCTATCTTGGATCCAAGATTCAAATTGGATGCTGTTCATAACAGTTTCAGGTATCTCTATGATCCCATTCTAGCTGAAAAAATGATAAAGAAAGTTGAGAATATGATGACTACCTTCTATGCATTTTATAAGGGCACTGTTATGACACCTAGTTCCTCTAATGATCAACAAGCAAGTCAAAGTGTCACTTCCAATGCAAGTGGAA ATCGAAAGGAAAAGTTAGTTGAGGATACTAATTTTGACATTCTAGATTGGTGGCAAAGGAATGGAAACAAGTATCCTATTGTCTCTCATATTGCAAGAGATGTTCTGGCTGTTCAAATGTCTACTGTTGCCTTTGAATCAGCTTTTTCAACTGGAGGACGGATTCTCGATCCATTTAGAAGCTCTTTGTCTCCAAAGATGGTCGAGGCTTTAATTTGTTCAAAGAATTGGTTGACTTGTGAATATGATGCTCCTATTGTGTTGAGACAATACATGGACAAAATTGAAGGTTTGGTGACATCCGAGCAAGTTGAGTCAG aggAATCGTGTGTTACAAACACAGGAACTGAGACTACTGTCGCTACTCCTAGTACTTTATGA